A single region of the Nocardioides sp. W7 genome encodes:
- a CDS encoding HNH endonuclease signature motif containing protein, which yields MANGEVHDCDDASALLAFVRSERQAEAQASANLLASAVAWAAMHSTESLDEAASLVPGSQERVAIAGEGAPLVAEFSVLEFAAALGLSTDAGRIYLGDAVELAHRLPRIYGRVQALDLPVWKARRIAKSTADLPMQGAAYVDAHLAPVAHKVSIAQLDRTVEEARVTYDPAEAKARWEAAFEKRHFDIESQQVSFDGTVDVHGTLDLADALDLEDAVARRARELGQLGLDVPVDIRRSIAVGDLARRQLSLELNAGEPDDRQRKRPRQVVLHVHLSEAALAGAGSDLHLARVEETRSFVSAEQVKTWCGNSDTQVVLKPVIDLAGHVHIDAYETPDRLRERQVLLQHSCVFPWCRKPARRCDCDHIDPAARGGPTCDCNIAPLCRRHHRAKTHTRWRYDKLDDTTFAWQSPNGLAFKRDHTGTTELT from the coding sequence ATGGCCAACGGTGAGGTTCACGACTGCGACGACGCATCCGCGTTGCTCGCGTTCGTGCGCTCCGAACGGCAGGCCGAGGCCCAGGCCTCGGCGAACCTGCTGGCGTCCGCAGTGGCCTGGGCGGCGATGCATTCGACCGAGTCTCTCGATGAGGCGGCGAGCCTGGTCCCGGGCAGTCAGGAGCGGGTCGCGATCGCCGGCGAGGGTGCTCCGTTGGTGGCGGAGTTCTCGGTGTTGGAGTTCGCTGCCGCGCTGGGCCTGTCGACCGATGCTGGGCGGATCTACCTCGGGGATGCGGTCGAGCTGGCGCACCGGTTGCCGAGGATCTACGGCCGGGTCCAGGCGTTGGATCTGCCGGTGTGGAAGGCGCGGCGGATCGCGAAGTCCACCGCCGACCTCCCCATGCAGGGTGCGGCCTATGTGGACGCTCATCTGGCCCCGGTGGCGCACAAGGTCTCGATCGCGCAGCTCGACCGGACGGTCGAGGAGGCGCGGGTGACGTACGACCCGGCTGAGGCGAAGGCTCGGTGGGAGGCGGCGTTCGAGAAGCGGCACTTCGACATCGAGTCCCAGCAGGTCTCCTTCGACGGCACCGTCGACGTCCACGGCACCCTGGATCTGGCCGACGCCCTCGACCTGGAGGACGCCGTCGCCCGCCGCGCCCGCGAGCTCGGCCAGCTCGGCCTGGACGTGCCGGTCGACATCCGCCGCTCGATCGCGGTCGGTGACCTGGCCCGTCGGCAGCTGTCGTTGGAGTTGAACGCCGGGGAGCCCGACGACCGGCAGCGGAAGCGGCCGCGGCAGGTGGTCCTGCACGTGCACCTCTCCGAAGCCGCGCTCGCCGGGGCCGGGAGCGACCTGCACCTGGCTCGGGTCGAGGAGACCCGGTCCTTCGTGTCGGCCGAGCAGGTCAAGACGTGGTGTGGGAACTCCGACACCCAGGTCGTGCTCAAGCCGGTCATCGACCTGGCCGGGCACGTCCACATCGATGCCTACGAGACCCCGGACCGGCTCCGCGAACGCCAGGTGCTGCTGCAGCACTCGTGTGTGTTCCCGTGGTGTCGCAAGCCGGCCCGGCGTTGCGACTGCGACCACATCGACCCCGCCGCCCGCGGCGGACCCACCTGCGACTGCAACATCGCCCCGCTCTGCCGCCGACATCACCGGGCCAAGACCCACACCAGGTGGCGCTACGACAAGCTCGACGACACCACCTTCGCGTGGCAATCGCCCAACGGTCTGGCCTTCAAACGCGACCACACCGGCACCACTGAGCTCACCTGA
- a CDS encoding crosslink repair DNA glycosylase YcaQ family protein, giving the protein MTEVHQLSRQDARRIAVQAQLLDVPRPSSLADVVCHLTFLQLDPAAPIVPSADLVLWSRLGSSYRPGELQEALEDLTLIDHHGLARPAADLALFRAEMAAWPGTGELKDWEERNRDWVAANDGCRRDLLELLRQDGPLRLRDLPDTCEVPWRSSGWNDHRSVKMLVAFMVELGEVARAGREGKEPRWDLASRIYPDDPVPSVADALAERDRRRLAALGIARAKAPAHPVEPNGVGPAGEPAVVAGVKGEWRVDPAYLGRPFTGRCALLSPLDRLVIDRRRTTELLEFDYQLEMFKPAAKRRWGYWALPILYGDRLVGKLDATAEREEGVLRVDAVHEDEPFPVDVRAAVDAEIESLAAWLGLEVFRP; this is encoded by the coding sequence GTGACCGAGGTGCACCAGCTGTCCCGCCAGGACGCCCGGCGGATCGCCGTCCAGGCGCAGCTGCTGGACGTGCCCCGCCCCTCGTCCCTGGCCGACGTGGTGTGCCACCTGACGTTCCTGCAGCTGGACCCGGCGGCCCCGATCGTCCCGAGTGCCGACCTGGTGCTGTGGAGTCGACTCGGGTCGTCGTACCGCCCCGGCGAGCTGCAGGAGGCACTGGAGGACCTGACGCTCATCGACCACCACGGACTGGCGCGACCGGCCGCGGACCTCGCGCTGTTCCGGGCCGAGATGGCTGCCTGGCCGGGGACGGGCGAGCTGAAGGACTGGGAGGAGCGCAACCGCGACTGGGTCGCCGCCAACGACGGCTGCCGCCGCGACCTCCTGGAGCTGCTGCGCCAGGACGGCCCGCTGCGCCTGCGCGACCTGCCCGACACCTGCGAGGTCCCGTGGCGCTCCAGCGGCTGGAACGACCACAGGAGCGTCAAGATGCTCGTCGCCTTCATGGTCGAGCTCGGTGAGGTCGCCCGCGCGGGACGGGAGGGCAAGGAGCCGCGCTGGGACCTCGCCTCGCGGATCTACCCGGACGACCCGGTCCCCTCCGTGGCGGATGCGCTGGCCGAGCGCGACCGGCGCCGGCTCGCCGCACTCGGCATCGCCCGGGCGAAGGCGCCGGCCCACCCGGTCGAGCCGAACGGCGTCGGTCCCGCCGGCGAACCGGCGGTGGTGGCCGGGGTGAAGGGGGAGTGGCGGGTCGATCCGGCCTACCTGGGGCGTCCATTCACCGGGCGGTGCGCCCTGCTCTCGCCGCTGGACCGGCTGGTGATCGACCGCCGTCGTACGACCGAGCTCCTGGAGTTCGACTACCAGCTGGAGATGTTCAAGCCCGCTGCGAAGCGTCGGTGGGGCTACTGGGCGCTCCCGATCCTGTACGGCGACCGCCTCGTCGGGAAGCTCGACGCCACCGCCGAGCGAGAGGAGGGCGTGCTCCGCGTCGACGCCGTCCACGAGGACGAGCCGTTCCCCGTGGACGTGCGAGCTGCGGTCGACGCCGAGATCGAGTCCCTCGCGGCCTGGCTCGGACTGGAGGTCTTCCGCCCGTGA
- a CDS encoding class I SAM-dependent methyltransferase, translating into MQIRERLRNLGYDTLLRVETKGIVQTNIPDGCHAASADYAIVSAVLDDLDLRPDDVLVDIGCGKGRVICLAARRRLARVIGIDLSPEIVAVAAENVLRLRGARSPVDVVVADAVTYDYSDVTCAYLFNPFEHFVLDRVLAKIEADRAGAPFRCAFVNLSDVQRETFEQHDWLRLTEERVLGGLSVARYEART; encoded by the coding sequence ATGCAGATCAGGGAACGCCTGCGCAACCTCGGCTACGACACGCTCCTACGCGTCGAGACGAAGGGGATCGTCCAGACCAACATCCCCGACGGCTGCCATGCCGCGTCCGCCGACTACGCGATCGTCAGTGCCGTGCTCGACGACCTCGACCTGCGGCCCGACGACGTGCTGGTCGACATCGGGTGCGGCAAAGGCCGCGTGATCTGCCTCGCCGCTCGCCGGCGGCTGGCCCGGGTGATCGGGATCGACCTCAGTCCCGAGATCGTGGCCGTCGCCGCCGAAAACGTACTGCGGCTGCGGGGCGCCCGCTCCCCCGTGGACGTCGTCGTCGCCGATGCCGTGACGTACGACTACTCGGACGTCACGTGCGCCTACCTGTTCAACCCGTTCGAGCACTTCGTGCTGGACCGGGTGCTGGCGAAGATCGAGGCAGACCGGGCCGGCGCGCCGTTCCGGTGCGCCTTCGTCAACCTCAGCGACGTCCAGCGCGAGACCTTCGAGCAGCACGACTGGCTCAGGCTCACCGAGGAGCGGGTCCTCGGTGGCCTGAGCGTCGCGAGGTACGAGGCGCGTACCTAG
- the thrS gene encoding threonine--tRNA ligase encodes MSDIKVVLVTADAREDKATTTGTKAWELFADEPNVIAARVNGELKDLSYVLADGDVVEGVLIDSKDGHDILRHSTAHVMAQAVQQLFPEAKLGIGPPVQDGFYYDFDVETPFVPEDLAKIETAMRKIVKEGQRFERRVTSDGDALTELQDEPYKIELIGLKGGAGADSTEGASVEVGAGELTIYDNVRRNGDVAWSDLCRGPHLPTTKRIPAFKLMRSAAAYWRGDEKNKMLQRIYGTAWESKEALEEHLHRIEEAERRDHRKLGRELDLFSFPDEIGSGLVVFHPKGGVIKRVMEDYVRQRHIEEGFSYVGTPHITKDQLFYTSGHLPYYADTMFPPMEFEGSNYMIKPMNCPMHNLIYRSRGRSYRELPLRLFEFGSVYRYEKSGVIHGLTRVRGLTQDDSHSYVTAEQAPGEIKHLLEFVLGLLRDFGIDDFYLELSTRDDSKPDKFVGSEEEWAVATKVLEDVAVASGLELVADPGGAAFYGPKISVQAKDAIGRTWQMSTIQYDFNQPKGFELEYNGADGAKHQPVMIHSAKFGSLERFFGVLVEHYAGAFPPWLAPVQVQAIPVADTFSDYLHDVAKQMRAAGLRVEVDDSDDRMQKKIRNAQLQKVPFMMIAGADDVEAGAVSFRYRDGRQDNGVPLAEAIQRVVDAVASREQV; translated from the coding sequence GTGTCCGACATCAAGGTCGTCCTCGTCACCGCCGACGCGCGTGAGGACAAGGCGACCACGACGGGCACCAAGGCCTGGGAGCTGTTCGCCGACGAGCCGAACGTCATCGCCGCCCGCGTGAACGGGGAGCTCAAGGACCTGTCGTACGTCCTGGCCGACGGCGACGTGGTCGAGGGCGTGCTGATCGACTCCAAGGACGGCCACGACATCCTGCGGCACTCCACCGCGCACGTGATGGCGCAGGCGGTCCAGCAGCTGTTCCCGGAGGCCAAGCTCGGCATCGGTCCGCCGGTCCAGGACGGCTTCTACTACGACTTCGACGTCGAGACCCCGTTCGTGCCCGAGGACCTCGCGAAGATCGAGACCGCGATGCGCAAGATCGTCAAGGAGGGCCAGCGCTTCGAGCGCCGGGTCACCAGCGACGGTGACGCCCTCACCGAGCTGCAGGACGAGCCGTACAAGATCGAGCTGATCGGCCTCAAGGGGGGCGCGGGCGCCGACAGCACCGAGGGCGCGAGCGTCGAGGTCGGCGCCGGCGAGCTCACCATCTACGACAACGTCCGACGCAACGGCGACGTCGCGTGGAGCGACCTGTGCCGCGGCCCGCACCTGCCCACCACCAAGCGGATCCCGGCCTTCAAGCTGATGCGCAGCGCCGCGGCGTACTGGCGCGGCGACGAGAAGAACAAGATGCTGCAGCGCATCTACGGCACCGCGTGGGAGTCCAAGGAGGCGCTCGAGGAGCACCTGCACCGCATCGAGGAGGCCGAGCGCCGCGACCACCGCAAGCTCGGCCGCGAGCTGGACCTGTTCAGCTTCCCCGACGAGATCGGCTCCGGCCTGGTGGTCTTCCACCCCAAGGGCGGCGTGATCAAGCGGGTCATGGAGGACTACGTCCGCCAGCGCCACATCGAGGAGGGCTTCTCGTACGTCGGCACACCCCACATCACCAAGGACCAGCTCTTCTACACCTCGGGGCACCTGCCGTACTACGCGGACACCATGTTCCCGCCCATGGAGTTCGAGGGCTCGAACTACATGATCAAGCCGATGAACTGCCCGATGCACAACCTGATCTACCGCTCGCGCGGGCGCTCCTACCGTGAGCTGCCGCTGCGACTCTTCGAGTTCGGCTCGGTCTACCGCTACGAGAAGTCGGGCGTCATCCACGGCCTCACCCGGGTGCGCGGCCTGACCCAGGACGACTCGCACTCCTACGTCACCGCGGAGCAGGCACCCGGCGAGATCAAGCATCTACTCGAGTTCGTGCTCGGGCTGCTGCGCGACTTCGGCATCGACGACTTCTACCTGGAGCTGTCCACCCGCGACGACTCGAAGCCCGACAAGTTCGTCGGCTCCGAGGAGGAGTGGGCGGTCGCGACCAAGGTGCTCGAGGACGTCGCGGTCGCGTCCGGCCTGGAGCTGGTGGCCGACCCGGGTGGCGCGGCGTTCTACGGACCCAAGATCTCGGTCCAGGCCAAGGACGCGATCGGCCGCACCTGGCAGATGTCGACGATCCAGTACGACTTCAACCAGCCCAAGGGCTTCGAGCTCGAGTACAACGGCGCCGACGGCGCGAAGCACCAGCCGGTGATGATCCACTCGGCGAAGTTCGGCTCGCTGGAGCGGTTCTTCGGTGTCCTCGTCGAGCACTACGCCGGCGCGTTCCCTCCGTGGCTCGCCCCGGTCCAGGTGCAGGCGATCCCGGTCGCCGACACGTTCAGCGACTACCTGCACGACGTCGCGAAGCAGATGCGCGCGGCCGGGCTGCGGGTCGAGGTCGACGACTCCGACGACCGGATGCAGAAGAAGATCCGCAACGCGCAGCTGCAGAAGGTGCCGTTCATGATGATCGCCGGCGCGGACGACGTGGAGGCGGGCGCGGTGTCGTTCCGCTACCGCGACGGACGCCAGGACAACGGCGTACCCCTCGCCGAGGCGATCCAGCGGGTCGTCGACGCGGTGGCCTCGCGCGAGCAGGTCTAG
- a CDS encoding glutamine synthetase III: MSGNAVRLQAIKDVEAYVPPAVSFDPGEEPGQIFGENVFSLNAMQKRLPKSVYKSVVATIEKSAPLDPLVADAVASAMKDWAMEKGATHYAHVFYPLTGLTAEKHDSFLDPVGDGTALASFSGKTLTQGEPDASSFPNGGLRNTFEARGYTGWDVMSPAYVLENPNGNTLCIPTIFISMTGEALDHKTPVLRSQQAMSAQAKRVLALFGHDEPENVVAYCGPEQEYFLVDSHFFLARPDLLNAGRTLFGAKPPKGQEFDDHYFGAIPERVLGFMMDTERELFKLGIPAKTRHNEVAPGQFEVAPMFERANEASDHQQLLMTTFKAIAKKHGMECLFHEKPFAGVNGSGKHVNFSIGNTTQGNLLLPGDTPHDNAQFLVFCAAVIRAVHKYGGLLRVSVASASNDHRLGANEAPPAIISIFLGDQLADVFEQVAKGGATRSREKGTLTIGVDTLPDLSKDPGDRNRTSPFAFTGNRFEFRAPGSQQTVAVPMVMLNTIMAEALDYCATELETAVAAGTDFDEAVQTLLAEIVANHGAVIFNGNGYADEWQVEAEQRGLKNLRTTVDALPELISPEAIELFSKYEVFSDREMHSRYEIGLEQYLLTLKVEANLTAEIGTTTILPAAVRYQTELANNVAALKAAGVEADLSLLQTVSAPIAELRAGLAQLATALSDLHDHEGIAEATFARDAVLPAMAKVREAADALEALVADDLWPLPTYQEMLYIL, encoded by the coding sequence ATGAGTGGAAACGCCGTACGCCTGCAGGCCATCAAGGACGTCGAGGCCTACGTGCCTCCCGCGGTCAGCTTCGACCCCGGCGAGGAGCCGGGTCAGATCTTCGGAGAGAACGTCTTCAGCCTCAACGCGATGCAGAAGCGTCTGCCGAAGTCGGTCTACAAGTCGGTCGTCGCGACCATCGAGAAGTCCGCGCCGCTGGACCCGCTGGTCGCCGACGCCGTCGCCTCGGCGATGAAGGACTGGGCGATGGAGAAGGGTGCGACCCACTACGCGCACGTCTTCTACCCGCTGACCGGCCTGACCGCCGAGAAGCACGACAGCTTCCTCGACCCGGTCGGTGACGGCACCGCGCTGGCGTCGTTCTCCGGCAAGACCCTGACCCAGGGCGAGCCGGACGCGTCGTCGTTCCCGAACGGCGGCCTGCGCAACACCTTCGAGGCGCGCGGCTACACGGGCTGGGACGTCATGAGCCCGGCGTACGTGCTGGAGAACCCCAACGGCAACACCCTGTGCATCCCCACCATCTTCATCTCGATGACCGGTGAGGCGCTCGACCACAAGACGCCGGTGCTCCGCTCGCAGCAGGCGATGTCGGCACAGGCCAAGCGGGTGCTGGCCCTGTTCGGCCACGACGAGCCCGAGAACGTCGTGGCCTACTGCGGTCCCGAGCAGGAGTACTTCCTGGTCGACAGCCACTTCTTCCTGGCCCGTCCCGACCTGCTGAACGCCGGTCGCACCCTCTTCGGCGCGAAGCCGCCGAAGGGCCAGGAGTTCGACGACCACTACTTCGGCGCCATCCCCGAGCGCGTGCTCGGCTTCATGATGGACACCGAGCGGGAGCTCTTCAAGCTCGGCATCCCGGCCAAGACCCGGCACAACGAGGTGGCCCCCGGCCAGTTCGAGGTCGCCCCGATGTTCGAGCGCGCCAACGAGGCCTCCGACCACCAGCAGCTGCTGATGACGACCTTCAAGGCGATCGCCAAGAAGCACGGCATGGAGTGCCTCTTCCACGAGAAGCCCTTCGCCGGGGTCAACGGGTCCGGCAAGCACGTGAACTTCTCCATCGGCAACACCACCCAGGGCAACCTGCTGCTGCCCGGTGACACCCCGCACGACAACGCCCAGTTCCTCGTCTTCTGCGCCGCGGTCATCCGCGCGGTGCACAAGTACGGCGGCCTGCTGCGGGTCTCGGTCGCCTCGGCGTCCAACGACCACCGCCTCGGCGCCAACGAGGCCCCGCCGGCGATCATCTCGATCTTCCTCGGCGACCAGCTGGCCGACGTCTTCGAGCAGGTCGCGAAGGGTGGCGCCACCCGCTCGCGGGAGAAGGGCACGCTGACCATCGGCGTCGACACCCTGCCCGACCTGAGCAAGGACCCGGGCGACCGCAACCGCACCAGCCCGTTCGCCTTCACCGGCAACCGCTTCGAGTTCCGCGCGCCCGGCTCGCAGCAGACCGTCGCCGTACCGATGGTCATGCTCAACACGATCATGGCCGAGGCGCTCGACTACTGCGCGACCGAGCTCGAGACCGCGGTCGCCGCCGGCACCGACTTCGACGAGGCCGTGCAGACCCTGCTCGCCGAGATCGTCGCCAATCACGGCGCGGTCATCTTCAACGGCAACGGCTACGCCGACGAGTGGCAGGTCGAGGCCGAGCAGCGTGGCCTGAAGAACCTCCGCACCACGGTCGACGCGCTGCCCGAGCTGATCTCGCCCGAGGCGATCGAGCTGTTCTCCAAGTACGAGGTCTTCAGCGACCGGGAGATGCACAGCCGTTACGAGATCGGTCTCGAGCAGTACCTCCTCACGCTCAAGGTCGAGGCCAACCTGACCGCCGAGATCGGTACGACGACGATCCTGCCGGCCGCGGTGCGCTACCAGACCGAGCTGGCCAACAACGTCGCGGCGCTGAAGGCCGCCGGCGTCGAGGCCGACCTGTCCCTGCTGCAGACGGTCAGCGCCCCGATCGCCGAGCTCCGCGCCGGGCTCGCCCAGCTCGCCACCGCGCTGAGCGACCTGCACGACCACGAGGGCATCGCCGAGGCGACGTTCGCCCGCGACGCGGTGCTGCCGGCGATGGCGAAGGTCCGCGAGGCCGCCGACGCGCTGGAGGCTCTGGTCGCCGACGACCTGTGGCCGCTGCCGACGTACCAGGAGATGCTGTACATCCTCTGA
- a CDS encoding STAS domain-containing protein codes for MPDRIGRRRLSAAPPLAGEPSVSVRAHRSGAWTIVQVEGEMDVQAGPLVGDLLGRETGRVAFDLHGVTFLDAYGLGIMVDRQRRAGETDRRVRLVAPSVAVRRILDLTRTHHLFLTADTVDLAISQPLGADPEQGL; via the coding sequence GTGCCCGACCGCATCGGACGACGCAGGCTCAGCGCGGCGCCGCCCCTGGCCGGCGAGCCGTCCGTGTCCGTGCGTGCACACCGGTCCGGCGCGTGGACGATCGTCCAGGTCGAGGGCGAGATGGACGTCCAAGCGGGTCCGCTCGTCGGTGACCTGCTCGGCAGGGAGACCGGCCGCGTGGCGTTCGACCTGCACGGGGTGACGTTCCTGGATGCATACGGGCTCGGCATCATGGTCGACCGGCAGCGCAGGGCGGGCGAGACGGACAGGCGCGTGCGACTGGTCGCTCCGTCGGTCGCGGTCCGCAGGATCCTGGACCTCACCCGCACCCACCACCTGTTCCTCACTGCCGACACGGTGGACCTGGCGATCTCCCAGCCGCTCGGCGCGGACCCCGAGCAGGGCCTATGA
- a CDS encoding GAF and ANTAR domain-containing protein, which yields MSRSMFAHVQGLVAEEPPLADDSPASVGQLQRLCRAAARTLPATGVGISVIVDAETPVTVAVSGPRTLGIEALQFALGEGPCLDAHATQRPVIMADLLASGRARWPGYAVAAHEYGIRALFAFPLQVGAARLGAMDVYREEVGDLSGPVLAQALTFAEVATMSLLDSQRGSREPSVVVRDALDDRYEVFQAQGMVMVQLGIPLAEAMARMRGRAFAQNQRLSDLANDVVAGRLVFEPDE from the coding sequence GTGAGCAGATCCATGTTCGCGCACGTGCAGGGACTGGTCGCGGAAGAGCCGCCACTGGCCGACGACAGTCCGGCCTCGGTCGGTCAGCTTCAGCGGTTGTGTCGCGCGGCCGCTCGTACCCTGCCGGCAACCGGCGTCGGCATCAGCGTGATCGTGGATGCCGAGACCCCGGTGACGGTCGCCGTGTCCGGTCCGAGGACCCTGGGGATCGAGGCGCTGCAGTTCGCCCTGGGCGAGGGGCCGTGCCTCGACGCGCACGCGACCCAGCGCCCGGTCATCATGGCCGACCTGCTGGCCTCGGGTCGTGCTCGGTGGCCGGGCTACGCGGTTGCGGCCCACGAGTACGGCATCCGGGCCCTGTTCGCCTTCCCCCTGCAGGTCGGCGCCGCCCGGCTCGGTGCGATGGACGTCTACCGGGAGGAGGTGGGTGACCTGTCGGGACCGGTGCTCGCCCAGGCCCTCACCTTCGCCGAGGTGGCGACCATGAGCCTGCTCGACTCCCAGCGAGGTTCGCGGGAGCCGAGCGTGGTCGTGCGCGACGCCCTCGACGACCGCTACGAGGTGTTCCAGGCGCAGGGCATGGTGATGGTCCAGCTCGGGATCCCCCTGGCCGAGGCGATGGCCCGGATGAGGGGCCGAGCTTTTGCCCAGAATCAACGGCTGAGCGACCTCGCGAACGACGTCGTGGCCGGTAGGCTGGTCTTCGAGCCAGACGAATGA
- a CDS encoding GAF and ANTAR domain-containing protein — MTMVPAERLAEVLVEVADTLVDEFDLIEFLKKVAEHTTEIAQAQGAGILLADHHGRLQLMAASDERARTLELFQLQADEGPCQDCFRLGKPVIDADLAAARHLWPHFAPRAVAAGFRSVHAFPLRLRQTVIGALNLFGTEIGHMTPADVRVVQALADIATIGILQERAIHRGEVLTEQLQVALNSRIVVEQAKGVLAQLHGISVDDAFDMLRGYARTHQQLLGKVARAITEDPTSLPDLTTPRPA, encoded by the coding sequence ATGACGATGGTTCCAGCCGAGAGGCTCGCCGAGGTGTTGGTCGAGGTCGCCGACACCCTCGTCGACGAGTTCGACCTGATCGAGTTCCTCAAGAAGGTCGCCGAGCACACGACCGAGATCGCGCAGGCCCAGGGCGCCGGCATCCTGCTCGCCGACCATCACGGCCGGCTCCAGCTGATGGCCGCCTCCGACGAGCGCGCCAGGACCCTGGAGCTGTTCCAGCTCCAGGCCGACGAGGGCCCGTGCCAGGATTGCTTCCGCCTGGGGAAGCCGGTGATCGACGCCGACCTCGCCGCAGCTCGACATCTGTGGCCACACTTCGCCCCCCGCGCCGTGGCCGCCGGGTTCCGCTCGGTCCATGCCTTTCCGCTGAGGCTGCGGCAGACGGTGATCGGCGCCCTGAACCTCTTCGGGACCGAGATCGGGCACATGACGCCGGCCGACGTGCGGGTCGTCCAGGCCCTCGCCGACATCGCCACCATCGGGATCCTCCAAGAACGGGCCATCCACCGCGGCGAGGTGCTCACCGAACAGCTGCAGGTCGCCCTGAACAGCCGCATCGTCGTCGAGCAGGCGAAGGGGGTGCTCGCACAGCTCCACGGCATCAGCGTCGACGATGCGTTCGACATGCTGCGCGGGTACGCCCGCACTCACCAGCAGCTGTTGGGCAAGGTCGCGCGGGCGATCACCGAGGACCCGACCAGCCTGCCGGACCTCACCACCCCCCGCCCTGCCTGA
- a CDS encoding ATP-binding protein: MSVLGPWSHETELPAEASSAARARAFVTDVLRNHELGHVVDDVELAVSELATNALVHAGTRFTVIVSAFEDTVFLEVLDGSQHGPNPGVSLASDTSGRGITVVQAVSRDWGVIERGSDGKSVWAAFDAVPVVPPALQV, translated from the coding sequence ATGAGCGTGCTCGGACCCTGGTCCCACGAGACTGAGCTCCCCGCTGAGGCGAGCAGTGCCGCTCGCGCCCGCGCGTTCGTCACGGACGTCCTGCGCAACCACGAGCTGGGCCACGTCGTCGACGACGTCGAGCTGGCGGTGAGCGAGCTCGCCACGAACGCCCTGGTGCACGCAGGGACGCGCTTCACGGTGATTGTGAGCGCCTTCGAGGACACGGTCTTCCTGGAGGTCCTGGACGGGTCACAACACGGCCCGAACCCGGGCGTCTCGCTCGCGTCGGACACGAGTGGGCGGGGGATCACGGTCGTCCAGGCCGTCAGCCGGGACTGGGGCGTCATCGAGCGCGGGTCGGACGGGAAGTCCGTGTGGGCCGCGTTCGACGCGGTGCCGGTCGTCCCGCCCGCCCTGCAGGTCTGA
- a CDS encoding DUF1269 domain-containing protein → MAQATLTVWKFKTADGAAQASQTLQRLSEQNLVTLVDAATVSWEAGKKKPKTQQLASTTGAGALGGSFWGLLFGLIFFVPLLGAALGAATGALTGSLVDVGIDDGFINKIRDQITPGTSALFAMTSDAVLDKVRDAFAGHEPDELVFTNLTDEQETALRATFGAE, encoded by the coding sequence ATGGCACAGGCGACGCTCACGGTCTGGAAGTTCAAGACAGCGGATGGCGCGGCGCAGGCGTCCCAGACCCTGCAGAGGCTCAGCGAGCAGAACCTCGTCACCCTGGTGGACGCGGCCACGGTCTCGTGGGAGGCGGGGAAGAAGAAGCCGAAGACCCAGCAGCTGGCCTCCACGACCGGCGCCGGCGCCCTGGGCGGATCGTTCTGGGGGCTGCTCTTCGGCCTGATCTTCTTCGTCCCGCTCCTCGGTGCCGCCCTCGGCGCCGCCACGGGTGCCCTGACGGGTTCCCTGGTCGACGTGGGCATCGACGACGGATTCATCAACAAGATCCGCGACCAGATCACCCCCGGCACCTCGGCACTGTTCGCGATGACCTCGGACGCGGTCCTCGACAAGGTGCGGGACGCGTTCGCCGGTCACGAGCCGGACGAGCTGGTCTTCACCAATCTCACCGACGAGCAGGAGACCGCGCTGCGCGCGACGTTCGGCGCGGAATGA
- a CDS encoding RDD family protein — protein sequence MSGERSEEHAVVIPAEARTHQGQDAGIISRLIAALLDLATVICGLVAAYLSWSATLFLLDTRTFRFPQPSAALLFGAYFVVATCFLAAPWRVNGRSYGQHVMGLRVTTRHGDLLSLPRALLRAVLCVYFPIGLLWVVVSRRHAAVHDLLLSTVVRYDWTTWR from the coding sequence GTGAGCGGCGAACGCTCCGAGGAGCACGCCGTGGTGATCCCCGCCGAGGCGCGCACGCACCAGGGCCAGGACGCCGGGATCATCAGTCGCCTGATCGCGGCACTGCTCGACCTCGCCACGGTGATCTGCGGGCTGGTGGCGGCGTACCTCAGCTGGAGCGCGACGCTCTTTCTCCTCGACACGAGGACCTTCAGATTTCCCCAACCGTCCGCGGCACTCCTCTTCGGCGCCTACTTCGTCGTCGCCACGTGCTTCCTGGCCGCCCCGTGGCGGGTCAACGGGCGCTCGTACGGTCAGCACGTCATGGGGCTGCGGGTGACGACGCGGCACGGAGACCTGCTCTCGCTGCCCCGAGCACTCCTGCGCGCCGTGCTCTGCGTCTACTTCCCTATAGGCCTGTTGTGGGTGGTCGTCAGCCGGCGTCACGCGGCAGTCCACGACCTGCTGCTGTCGACGGTCGTCCGCTACGACTGGACGACCTGGAGATGA